One genomic segment of Aureimonas sp. AU20 includes these proteins:
- a CDS encoding helix-turn-helix domain-containing protein: MDIRPIRTEADYDWALAEVERYFLDEPAPGSEAADRFDVLSALIEAYEAKVWPIEAPDAVEAVKSVMADRRIPRDRLTAVFGSKSRVSEFLSRKRGLTLAAANRLHDELQIPAAVLIRPYAIAPRPGASRRREKAEG, encoded by the coding sequence ATGGACATTCGCCCGATCCGCACCGAAGCCGATTACGACTGGGCCTTGGCTGAGGTGGAGCGCTATTTCCTCGACGAGCCCGCGCCCGGCAGCGAGGCGGCCGACCGCTTCGACGTTCTGTCCGCCCTGATCGAGGCCTACGAGGCCAAGGTCTGGCCGATCGAGGCGCCGGACGCGGTGGAGGCGGTGAAGTCCGTGATGGCGGACCGGCGCATCCCGCGCGACAGGCTGACCGCCGTGTTCGGTTCGAAGTCGCGCGTCTCGGAGTTCCTGAGCCGCAAGCGGGGCCTGACGCTCGCCGCCGCCAACCGCCTCCATGACGAGCTCCAGATTCCCGCCGCCGTCCTGATCCGCCCCTACGCGATCGCCCCCCGGCCCGGGGCTTCCCGGCGCCGGGAGAAGGCGGAGGGCTGA